A region from the Alnus glutinosa chromosome 5, dhAlnGlut1.1, whole genome shotgun sequence genome encodes:
- the LOC133868754 gene encoding uncharacterized protein LOC133868754, with translation MENLCDGDGCQIMIFGASLKVFSYTGDFFNEYLLYNSFSLKVAEIGDTGGSEDWETDEKGRQLAYRMFKLLIGLPNIKCLRLFAYAVKDLSYAVELLLNIPIFKNLTYLEFGLVDLDCAALLKILQKILPVLRP, from the exons ATGGAGAATCTGTGCGATGGTGATGGCTGTCAGATTATGATTTTTGGAGCTAGTCTCAAAGTTTTTTCTTACACAGGTGATTTCTTCAATGAATATTTGTTATATAACTCATTCTCACTAAAAGTAGCAGAAATTGGTGATACTGGTGGCTCCGAAGACTGGGAAACTGATGAGAAGGGAAGACAACTTGCTTACCGCATGTTTAAGCTGCTTATAGGGCTCCCTAATATAAAATGCCTAAGACTATTCGCTTATGCTGTTAAG GATTTATCATATGCAGTAGAACTCCTACTTAATATTCCTATCTTCAAAAACTTGACGTATTTGGAATTTGGGCTGGTAGATCTTGACTGTGCAGCACTATTAAAGATATTGCAAAAAATTCTCCCCGTCTTGAGACCCTGA
- the LOC133869698 gene encoding F-box/LRR-repeat protein At3g26922-like: protein METTSLIQEPQKKQKLNEEEDIDGNNKCLSNLPEEVLLHILSFLPTKDAVRTSVLSKRWEYMWVSIPNLVFERSLRPKRTLLMNFVDRALCLRDSDIKRFILSCDVLSDASRVNTWISAVVRHNVQELYIELENFKGDFSLPYCLFTCKTLTSLHLNMWYMILKLPPTICFSNLKILIIESVTFSNERLTQQLFSGLPVLEELQLHECKWGGLKTVSISAPKLRSLSIHEIEMQNWSYGDGRQVMIFGESLQEFYYDGFLHRDYCLYNSFSLEVSEIHVIDDDETPRQMAYHVYKLLIGLSNVKFLTLNCGMVEGLKSSAELLPHIPIFNNLISLTLDWCPVDLDCVATLKILQNSPCLKILKFLEGIWLWLDCGKDDWIPEPVPQCFLSHIKCIEVGSYDGDKKELPAIKILLKNAVVLDEIIISCSEHFAGNLEKQENFYKQLIEFPKGSQNCKIVLK, encoded by the exons ATGGAGACAACTTCTCTTATTCAAGAACCCCAAAAGAAGCAGAAACTGAATGAAGAAGAGGACATTGATGGGAACAACAAATGCTTAAGTAACTTACCTGAGGAGGTTCTTCTGCACATCCTTTCCTTTCTTCCAACAAAAGATGCTGTTAGGACAAGCGTACTTTCTAAAAGGTGGGAATACATGTGGGTTTCTATTCCCAATTTAGTTTTCGAACGATCCTTGCGTCCTAAGAGAACGCTTTTGATGAATTTTGTGGATAGGGCGCTTTGTCTTCGTGATTCTGATATAAAACGATTCATTCTCTCTTGTGATGTGCTAAGTGATGCATCTCGTGTTAATACGTGGATCTCTGCGGTAGTAAGACATAATGTTCAAGAATTGTATATTGAGCTTGAGAACTTCAAAGGAGATTTTTCACTGCCTTATTGCCTCTTTACTTGCAAGACACTCACAAGCTTGCACCTTAATATGTGGTATATGATCCTCAAGCTTCCCCCTACAATTTGTTTCTCAAATCTAAAGATCCTTATTATCGAAAGTGTTACATTTTCCAATGAGCGCTTGACCCAGCAGCTTTTTTCTGGTCTGCCAGTCCTTGAGGAGTTACAATTACATGAATGCAAGTGGGGGGGTCTCAAGACTGTGAGTATTTCTGCTCCCAAGCTTCGTTCTCTGAGCATACATGAAATTGAGATGCAAAATTGGAGTTATGGGGATGGTCGTCAGGTTATGATTTTTGGAGAAAGTCTCCAAGAATTTTATTACGATGGTTTTCTGCACAGAGACTATTGCTTATATAATTCATTCTCACTGGAAGTGTCAGAGATTCATGTTATCGATGATGATGAGACACCAAGACAAATGGCCTATCACGTGTATAAGCTTCTTATAGGGCTCTCCAACGTAAAATTCCTAACACTTAACTGTGGCATGGTCGAG GGTCTAAAATCTTCAGCCGAACTCCTACCTCATATACCTATATTCAATAACCTGATAAGTTTGACATTGGATTGGTGCCCAGTAGATCTTGACTGTGTAGCAACATTGAAGATATTGCAAAATTCTCCTTGTCTCAAGATTCTAAAATTTTTAGAG GGGATTTGGCTTTGGCTAGATTGTGGAAAAGATGATTGGATACCGGAGCCGGTGCCTCAATGTTTCTTGTCTCATATCAAGTGCATTGAAGTTGGTAGTTATGATGGAGATAAGAAGGAACTTCCTGCGATAAAGATTTTACTCAAGAATGCAGTTGTATTGGACGAAATAATCATAAGTTGCTCAGAGCATTTTGCAGGGAACTTAGAAAAGCAAGAGAATTTCTACAAACAATTGATAGAGTTTCCTAAAGGGTCTCAAAATTGTAAAATCGTTTTGAAATGA